TCAGATAGCCGTTCCCGATGACGGAGTGGCGGACGAGATCAGAGACGCCCTGGAGCAGATCGGCAAAAAGTGGCACCTGACGGTGACTCTCAGTCACGAGAATATCTATATAGCCACCAGCACTGTGTGTCCCACCATCAAGCTGGTCTGACACTGCAAAAGAGGCGCAAGGCAAAAAACCTCCGGGTTTTTTGCCTTTTTACTTGTACACGGAGACGACCATTGACCAAGCGCGGCGCCCGCCCCTTTGACTGGGGCGAATTTATCAGGAGGACTGCCCGTATAGCCCTGCCCGTGGCTCTGCAGAACCTGCTGGGAGTGACCAGCGGCATGGTGGACACCATCATGCTGGCCTCCCAGGGCTCCAGAGCCGTGGGGGCCGTGGGCCTGTGCGCCCAATACACCACCGTCATGTTCAGCTGCTACTGGGGCTTCATGGCGGGAGGCATGCTGTTCTATTCGCAGTATTGGGGAGCAAGGGACCACGACGGCATCAGGCGGGCCTACGGCACCACCCTGGTGTTTATGATGACCGTGGCCTTCATCTTTGCCGGCCTGGCTCTGCTGAAGCCGGAGCTGGTCATGAGCATCTACACCGACAAGACTGCCATCAGGGCCATAGGGGTGGAATATCTGCGCATAGTGGGCTACGCCTACGTGTTTCAGGTGTTCGTCATGTGCGTCAGCGCCCTGATGCGCTCCACCGAAAGGGTGCGGATGCCCCTGGCTGCCACCATATGCGCCGTGGCGGTCAACATCTTCCTGAACTGGGTGCTCATATTCGGCCGGCTGGGCTTTGAGCCCATGGGAGTGAGGGGCGCCGCCCTGGCCACCACTATAGCCTCGGCCTTCAACGTGGCTGCGTTGCTCTTGCTGGCGGCGTGCAGGGATTATCACTACGTGTTTCAGGTGTCGGGGCACTTCCGCTGGAGCGTGGGGTGGCTGAAGGAATATCTGCAAAAGTCCTCC
Above is a window of Abditibacteriota bacterium DNA encoding:
- a CDS encoding polysaccharide biosynthesis C-terminal domain-containing protein; the encoded protein is MTKRGARPFDWGEFIRRTARIALPVALQNLLGVTSGMVDTIMLASQGSRAVGAVGLCAQYTTVMFSCYWGFMAGGMLFYSQYWGARDHDGIRRAYGTTLVFMMTVAFIFAGLALLKPELVMSIYTDKTAIRAIGVEYLRIVGYAYVFQVFVMCVSALMRSTERVRMPLAATICAVAVNIFLNWVLIFGRLGFEPMGVRGAALATTIASAFNVAALLLLAACRDYHYVFQVSGHFRWSVGWLKEYLQKSSFIIVNEVFVGAGLMGINIVLGHQSESAIAAVAVFRVLEGFVIAFFSGVSNAASVLVGKCIGAGDHVNAYRRAVRMVPLCAAMVLTALLILIAVHKPLLHAMSLSGEAYRIGCGMLYIYAVASLLKMCNWTQNDTFRSAGETVYGTTIEILLMWLLELPGVYLAGMVFKLPVLWVFFFVYSGEPIWFWLMQKRLYSGRWIKPVTPQGRRAIKAFRRALIHKEL